One region of Astyanax mexicanus isolate ESR-SI-001 chromosome 15, AstMex3_surface, whole genome shotgun sequence genomic DNA includes:
- the socs3b gene encoding suppressor of cytokine signaling 3b: MVTHSRFDGAMSSSPYQGGVRLSPHRFKTFSSGAQYEMVLAAVHKLKESGFYWNAVSGKEASSLLSEQPPGTFLVRDSSDHHHFFTLSVKTATGTKNLRIQCDACSFFLQTDPRSSQAVPRFDCVLKLIHHYMPCARGTDATTSAVQAEGESVDCSSGVDGSAYYIYSGEEKIPLQLLRPLASGMSSLQHLCRRTLNGHIDVSAKRDQLPQTLQEFLQDYDAPI; this comes from the coding sequence ATGGTAACGCACAGCAGGTTTGACGGCGCCATGAGCAGCAGCCCCTACCAAGGCGGAGTGCGCCTGTCCCCCCACCGCTTCAAGACCTTCAGCTCCGGGGCACAGTACGAGATGGTGCTGGCGGCCGTGCACAAACTGAAGGAGAGTGGCTTCTACTGGAACGCCGTGAGTGGCAAGGAGGCCAGCTCCCTGCTGAGCGAGCAGCCCCCAGGCACCTTCCTGGTACGAGACAGCTCGGACCACCACCACTTCTTCACCCTGAGTGTGAAGACGGCCACGGGCACCAAGAACTTGCGCATCCAGTGCGATGCCTGCTCCTTCTTCCTGCAGACAGACCCCCGGAGCTCGCAGGCTGTGCCACGGTTTGATTGTGTCTTGAAACTCATACATCATTACATGCCCTGTGCTCGAGGAACAGACGCAACCACATCTGCAGTCCAGGCTGAAGGGGAAAGCGTTGATTGCAGCAGTGGAGTGGATGGGAGTGCATACTACATCTACTCTGGAGAGGAGAAGATTCCTTTGCAGCTGCTCCGGCCCTTGGCCTCCGGCATGTCCAGCCTGCAGCACCTCTGCCGCAGGACACTTAACGGACACATAGATGTATCTGCTAAGCGCGATCAGCTGCCTCAGACGCTTCAAGAGTTCCTCCAGGACTATGATGCACCCATCTAA